The Treponema sp. J25 sequence GAGAGGATCTGGGAGGCCTCTTCTTTACCGATAATCAGGAGCAGCTTGGCCACCCGCCGAAACTTGCTTTCCTGGGTTCCCCCCTTTGGAGTCGCCCCCCCTTCCTTCTCGGCCCGGGGTGCGCCCGACGGCAGCGGACCTTCTCTCGTTTGTTTCTGAAAGCCCCCCTCCCTCTCTCCTCGAGGGGTGTAGCCCTGTGAAGGCTTCCGCGACTTTTCTCCCTGTACACCCTTTGTGCGATCCTCCGCAGCATCAGGGGTACCCCTCGAAGAAGTAAAAGGGGCTCCCCTGGAAGAAGAGCCTTTTTGAGTATCCTTTTTGTGATCCTCTACAAACATGGACTTTTCCTTTGATGCCCCAGCCCCTGCGGTGGTAACCTTGAAGAAACCTCCCGCTGACGGTGCTTCTGTCGCCGAAGGGGCTCTTGTGGTCCCACTTTTTGGGGAAGGGGACCCTTCTTTATTTACAGGAGGTTTCTCATCGGAGCGAAGCGGCACCTCCTGGAGGACCGGGGAACCAGAGCGCCGGGGACGCCCAGAGCCGTCGCGAGAAGAACCAGGGCCCCCCGTTCCCTCCCCTTCTTTCTCCCCTTCTTCCGTATCCTGTTTGAGAATCCGCTTATACGCGGCGAGGCGCATCTTTTCCAGCGGTGTTTCGGAAGCACCCATGGGAAACATCCTATGCCGAGAAGCGGCGCCTCGTCAATGCGGAATCACTCCAGTCCGCCGGTCAATGCGCGAATATATTGAAGTCGTTCATAGGACGCTTCCCGGTTATTCGCCATGTAGGAAAGACAACCCCGGAAGGCATTGATATCCTCTATGTTTCGGCGATCGAGGTGAGCCGAAAATTCCTCTATCAGCCGTTCTAATACCCCGAGCCCCTTTTGGTACAATAGTGAACAGACCTGCACCGCCGTAGCCCCCGCAGCAATCATCTTAAGGGCCGTTTCAGCCGAATGAATCCCCGTGGCCGCCACCAGTTCACAATCTACTTTACCATAGAGGTTTGCAATCCAGCGGAGACTTTCATAGTAATCCTGAGGGGAGCTTAACGTCGGGCCAGGAATAACGGTCATGGAGTCTAATTTAAAATCAAAGCGGTAAAAGCGATTAAACAGCACCACCGACCGGGCGCCGGCCCCGGCAAGCCGTTCAATAAGGTTTCCTGGATTGGTGTAATAGGGGCCAAGTTTGACCGCGATGGGCAACTTTGTTCGCACCGAAACCTGACGGACAATGGCAAGGACCTGTTCCTCCAGGTCCCGGCCTTGTTCCTGGGGAGAGCGGGGCCAGAGGGCAATATTCAGTTCCAGAGCCCGGGCGCCAGCCTGTTCAATCTGTTCTGCAAAATCCACCCATCGGGAGGAGCTTATACAGTTAATGCTCGCAATGATAGGGACGTCCCCCGCACTGGCGACGGCCCGGCGAATCAATTGGAGATATTCGCTTGCCCCCGCCTCTATACCAAGATTTTCCAGAAAGGCCTCCGCTTCCGGGTGAGCCATATCAAGATCCTGTTGTACGCTGGCAAGATAGGAGCGGATCTGTTCCTCAAACAGGGATTTGAGCACGATGGCCCCCGCACCGAGGCTTACCAATTTCTGAATATTCTCCGGTGCATTGGTGATACCACTGGCCGCCACAATAAAGGGATTCCGCAAAGGAAGCCCCATATAGGTAGTGTTAATAATTGCCATGGATGCGCCTCCCCAACGATATTCACGCTACCTCAAATATACGGGACTTTCCATAAAAATGGTAGGGATTTTTCGAGAGAAAATCACTTCTTTCAACACCTCTGGGCTCCCCCCTTGCGCCTCTGGAACCACCAGTTCCTCCGCCCCCACCGGAAAGGCGGCTCGTGCCCTCATTGTCCAGGCGGGGGAGCACCGCAGCGCCCCCTACCGGCTTGGCCCGTACCAGACTGCCGCCTCATCCCTCGCGGCTCCCCCCACGCGCCTGCTTCCTTCGTCGCTTCGACATTACCCCCAGGCCGGGCTTCCAGCCCGGCCCACTACCTTAGCTCCCACGGCTCAGGCGATCAGGCGCTCCCCCCACTCCGGGCTCACCCCCGGCGGGGCCCTTCTCAGGGCCCCGCCGGGAGTTCGTGGGGAGGACGTCCCCCAAAAAAGATACAGGATTGCTATTTTCTCGCTATTTTTTAAGCGGTAAGGATTCTGATTTCTTGAACACAAAACTATACGCTTTACCGCTTACCTTTCCCATACCACACCATCAGATGAGGCCCACACATCGTCATAATAGTATCGCTACCGCCCCTGCCCGAGCGGGAAAAGTCTTAAATTAGTATAAGCACTTCATTATTATGCAATTTGAGCAGGATCCCCTATTTCTTTAGCACATACACACCCTCAGCACTGACTCCTGCACCAAAATCTAGATGTGCTGGATCACCATATTCATACACAAATATTCGATCCTTAAAATAAATAAAAAATAAAAGGCAGGTATCTTTGAGACGTACGGACGTTGGATTTGCTTCATAATAACCGAGAACAAGCTTATTTATCATAATAGTAATAGCCAAAAAGATAGACCTCATTTTCTACTTTGAATTCCTTCAATACCCTGGAAATAGGGTACTTCCCATCAATTTCTCCAGAATATTGCCGCATTGATACATCAGGACTTATGGCCTACGAAAAATCTGAAAAGAGAAAAAGAATAAAAGAAAACAATAGCACCATAGACACATTCCTTTTACCTTTTTTTTGGGATTGTAATAGATTGAACAAAGATGTCAATAAAATCCAGAAAAAATGACAGCCCCGTTTTTATCTATACAAGACATAAAAAAGTGCAACAGCGGCACTTCGAAATTCTAAAAAGACATGACTCGATCGTGCCGCCATCCTACTAACAGCATAATAACAGGGAAAGATGATTTATTTTAATGAAACGAGAATATTCTGTACCAGGCCGTCGGCCATTTCCTGCAACTGAGGAGAAAGATTCTCCCACAGGAGAGCCCCCCGTTGAGCTAGTTCCTGATGCCAAGGGAAACGGGCCAATACGGGGATACGGAGACTTCCCCTACTATCCCTTCGCTGAGCCTGAGAGAAAAGAGAAAATTCGGTTCCACAGTGGGGACACACCATGGATCCCATGTTTTCCACCATGCCCAGAACCTTTACGTTTGTTTTTTTCGCCATTTTTACTGATTTGGCCACGATCATGGACACAAAGTCCTGAGGGGTCACGACTACTACAATACCATCCAGGGGAAGTTGCTGGAAACCACTCAGGACCACATCACTTGTTCCCGGAGGAAAGTCCACCACAAGGTAATCCAGTTCACCCCATTCCGCTTCTTCATAGAATTGTTTTAGAGCCCCCGACAGAAGCGGTCCCCGCCAGATTACCGGTTCTTCTTCATCGGGCAAGAACATGTTAATTGAGATAACCTTAATACCTTGCTCGGCTTCTAGGGGGAAAATTTTTTCCCCATCACTTTCACCCTTCAGACCCTCAAGACCAAGCAATCGGGGGATACTCGGCCCAGTCATATCAGCATCGAGAATCCCCGTGGTATAGCCCCGGGCAGCCAGAGCCTGGGCCAACAACACGCTGGTAGTAGATTTCCCTACTCCACCCTTTCCGCTCACTACCCCAATCATTTGTTTAATTCCCCTCTTGGGGAATTTTTCTATTTCTCCACTCATGATGCTTTCATTATGAGCATATGACCATTTTTGTCAAGACAAAAAGATTTCACCATTTCTGGGTGAGGGAGGTGGATAGTATTGCAAAAATGCTCTTTAATTATGCCGCTACTACTCTGTAAAATGAGTATCGCCACCACCACATAGAGAAGTGCCTAAGAGCCGACAATAATACCCACTAGTTTGACCGATAGGGGCAGAAATCTGCGATTCATCTCATGAGTCAGTATGGGCTCGTATGGATTTTTCTGCAACCTTTATCTCCGGATGATCCGGGCTGCGCCGGGCAAAATCGATGGCCCGGCGGGCCGCTTCGGCAGGAAGGGTTGCGTAGGCACAGGTCTCCAACACTTCGATCCGGTCCACCAGACGGCCGGGGACCCCTCCGGCACGCTGTAACAGTTGGGCCACATCCCGGGCCCCTGCACCATGACGCCGGCCAATCCCAATAAAGATCCGCTGGCCCGCCCCATACGAAGAACCTCTTTTCGAAACAGTTCCGGCCTCGGCAGTACCCAGAACTTCAAAGCGATGGTGGAGCTGGCTTTTGAATTTTTCCCGGGGGAGGTTTTGTCCCTCTTTGAATCGCCGATGGTCCCCATCGGAGGCTGCTTCGCCCCATCGTCCCTTTTTCTTCGCCGTCGAGCCCCCCTGAAGAGAGCCGTTTCGCCGGGATCCAGAGGATTGCAGAGGACGACTTTGCCGACCTTCGAAGGGTCTATCCTTAAGTTCCACAAGAGGTCCGTAGCGGGAAGGATCCAGTTCGTTCCCAAAAGAAGCCCGCAGCACCAGTTCCAGCGCCCTCTGGGGGCCCACTTTTTCTGCCAGGGAGCGGGCTAAGCGATGGAGGGGATCCATACGGGGGGAACCTGGTTCCTCCTCGGTGACACTCCACGGTCCACCCTCCGAAGGAACCGCCATACGCAGGTACGGCGGGTTTTGTTCTTCCGTAAAAGTTCCTTTTTCAGAGACGCCGGCATCGCCCCAGGGCTGCAGTTCCTTTTTATTCTGAAAAATCTCAACATCACCTACTTGATCAGGCTCGCCGGTTTCCTCAGAGGCCAATGAAAGGATCCGGGCAAGGACCCGCCGTTCACAGGCCTGGATAACCGCTTCTACAGAAGGAACAGGCAATACGCGGAGGGGAGACCCAAGGGTTTTCTCCATGCTTCGGGAAAGGTGCTTAATCCGGCCCAGACTTTTAAGATCTCCAAAGGTAATGGCTACTCCCCGGCGGCCCGCTCGACCGGTTCGACCAATCCGGTGCACGTAGGTTTCCGTATCGTTGGGAAGTTCCCAGTTGATCACATGGGTCAGTCGTTCAATATCGATGCCCCGGGCCGCCACGTCGGTGGCCACCAGGATGGTGGTCATCCGGGAGCGGAAACGCCGCAGGGTACGTTCCCGGGCTTCCTGCGAAAGGTCCCCGTGGATAGCTTCGGCGGCATAGCCGTTCTCCACCAGGCGACGGGCAAGTTCATCGGTTTCCACCTTGGTGGGACAGAACACAAGGCCGTAAAATTCATCGGCCCCATCGATGATACGTCGCAGCGCCTCCAGGCGATCTTCCCGCCGAACCAACAGATAGTATTGATCCACCGCCGGCTTTTCTTCGAGGGAGCGGGTGTCTTCAACAATCTCCACGGGCCCAATAAAACGATGGACCACATCCAGAATTTCCGGGGGCATGGTGGCCGAAAAAAGAGCGACCCGACGCTGGGGATTGGTAGCGGAAAAGATCTTCTCCACATCTTCAAAAAAGCCCATGTCGAGCATCTCATCGGCCTCATCCAGGATAAACCAGTCGATGGCCGAAATATCCAGGCTCTTCCGTTCCAGATGATCCATTACCCGGCCGGGGGTCCCCACGACAATCTCCACTCCCCGGGCCAATTCTCGGAGTTGGGCCCCCAGAGAGGCCCCCCCATACACCGCCGCAATGCGAGGGTACGGGCCACCCGCAAGGGAACGAATTTCCTTTGCCACCTGCAGGGCGAGTTCCCGGGTAGGGGTTAAAATAAGGGCCCGGGGTTTTGGGCTTGGTCCCTGTATGCGCTCCACCAGAGGAATGCCAAAGGCGGCGGTTTTACCGGTACCGGTACGGGCCTTGGCAATGAGGTGGCCCTCATCGGCCAAAAGCCGGGGTAAGGCAAGGACTTGAATCGATGTTGGTGTGGTAAATCCCTTTGCCCGCAGGGCAGAAAGGACCCGTTCGGATAAACCGAATTGTTCAAAAGAGGAAACAGTTTCTTCTGTCATATACATCCCTGGCGCATATCCCGACGGAGCGTCACAAAATCGGTAGGATAGCCTCTATTCGGGATAGACCGGTACCTCAGACAGGATTTATAAACGCTAGCAGCGGGACGTTACGCCCATATAAAATACGGGGCCTTCTCCTACGCAAGGACAGCCCCTGCACCCCCTTTGGTCCCCCAAAGGGATAAAGGAATACATGGGTTCTCAAGATTAAAGAAAAAAACCTCTACAACCTTGTTCTGGACTCTACTATAGATGACCCTTTCCTGTCTAGAGGTTACGGTAAGCCTTTTGAAAACTTGGAGGAACATCTTTTTCAGGCCTACCACAGGCATCAATCATTTCCCCGGCAAGGGCCACAAAATTCAATCAATATTATTCAATCAACATTGATGGATTTCTTCTTCTTTTTTGGTAGCTATGATGAACAACAACATCCTCCTTTTTTCAGAGGTGGTTTCCCCTGAATCACCCCTTGCTACGGTTTCACAGGAGGGTCCTTTTACAGGAGAGGAGGCCCCCATTTCCCCCGACATCCTCAGCGCGGCGGCCCAACAGATCTTTGGACTTTCTTATCTTTATCCTTACCAGCGGCTCGTAATCACCAATATCCTGGAAGGCGCTCAAAGGGCTGGCATTTCCCTTATGGGGCCGCCAGAGCTTATGCGGGCCTTTCAAGAGAATCCAGAGCAGGCTCAAGGAGCAGAGATAGATCCTGAAGCACAGGAACCACCAGGGGCTAGAGGTTCTGAAGCACAGGACGGGATAGAGGAACGGGCCGGGGCATACCAGCATCAGATTGTGGTGCTCCCCACCGGTGCCGGTAAGTCCCTGTGTTTTTTGCTCCCCGCCCTTCTTATGGAACGGCCAACCCTGGTGTTATATCCCCTCCTTGCCCTGATGGAAGATCAGCGGCGACGCCTTGAGGCCCGGGGTATCCAGCCCCTTATACTGCGGGGAGGACAGACCGCCGAAGAGCGGCATCATATCTGGGATCGCCTTCGGGAACACAGGGCGGGGACCATCCTTATTGCCAATCCAGAAGTGCTCTGTACGCCCTCCGTCTGGGAACATCTTCCGGGGCTCACGATTGGGCAGGTGGTTGTTGATGAAGCCCACTGTGTCAGCGAATGGGGAGAAAGTTTTCGGCCTTCCTATTTGGAAATAGGAAATATCATTCAACAGTGTAAGGCTCCCCTGGTTACGGCTTTTACCGCCACCGCATCTCCGCCGGTGCTGGAAAAGATCCGCCACTACATTTTTCCCGACGGTGAAGCCCATACCATCCTCGCCAACCCCGATCGGCCGAACATTTCCTATCAATGTCAGGGAGCCGTTCTTAAGGACCTGGCAGTTCGGGATATCCTCCGTTCCGTAGAACGGCCCGCCATCGTGTTTTGTGGTTCCCGGACCCGCACCTGGGAACTCGCCCACTACCTGGCCTTTTACTATGGCTACGAGAGGGTTCGCTTTTACCATGCGGGGCTCAAAAAAGAAGAAAAAAAGGCCATAGAAGAATGGTTCTTCGCCAGTCAGGAGGGCATTCTCGTGGCCACCTGTGCCTATGGGATGGGGGTGGACAAGAGCAATATCCGAACGGTTATCCACAGGGATATACCTCCCAGTGTGGAAGCCTACCTACAAGAAGCCGGACGGGCCGGCAGGGATGGCAATCCCAGCACGGCCATTCTGGTGTGGGGGCCAGAGGATGAACTAGGCAGGGGACGAAGGACCGATGCCTACCATTTTCAACGGTATCAGGAACTTTTCGCATATGGCCGTAGCGCAGACCGTTGTCGACGGGAACAACTCCTTGCTTTCTTAGGCCACGAAGGGACAAGCTGTGTCCCCGGCCCCACCGCCTGTGACGTCTGTCAGGGAAAGGCCAATTCCCAGTGGCGGGAAACAAGAGCCTTGGTGGAATATGTCAAAAAACATCCCCGCCGTTTTACGGTCCCCGAGCTTTCCCAGCTTCTTATGGAGTCCCTTTTTGGCTGTTCCTTTCAGGAAGGAGAGAGACTGCTCCGCCATTTAGTCCAGACTGGGTACTTGAAGGAGCGTCGCTCCTGGTGGCTTCGGGGAAGACTGGAAGCGCCTCGCCGGTAGGTAATATAGGCCCTTCTTCCTGGTTGCACTAAGCACCACCTGTTTACTTTTTCGGGGGAAACGGACCCTGTCGCTCACCCTGTAGAGAACTCGCCCCCTTTTGCACAGAGCTTACTCTACCTCTACCT is a genomic window containing:
- a CDS encoding dihydroorotate dehydrogenase-like protein encodes the protein MAIINTTYMGLPLRNPFIVAASGITNAPENIQKLVSLGAGAIVLKSLFEEQIRSYLASVQQDLDMAHPEAEAFLENLGIEAGASEYLQLIRRAVASAGDVPIIASINCISSSRWVDFAEQIEQAGARALELNIALWPRSPQEQGRDLEEQVLAIVRQVSVRTKLPIAVKLGPYYTNPGNLIERLAGAGARSVVLFNRFYRFDFKLDSMTVIPGPTLSSPQDYYESLRWIANLYGKVDCELVAATGIHSAETALKMIAAGATAVQVCSLLYQKGLGVLERLIEEFSAHLDRRNIEDINAFRGCLSYMANNREASYERLQYIRALTGGLE
- a CDS encoding P-loop NTPase; this encodes MSGEIEKFPKRGIKQMIGVVSGKGGVGKSTTSVLLAQALAARGYTTGILDADMTGPSIPRLLGLEGLKGESDGEKIFPLEAEQGIKVISINMFLPDEEEPVIWRGPLLSGALKQFYEEAEWGELDYLVVDFPPGTSDVVLSGFQQLPLDGIVVVVTPQDFVSMIVAKSVKMAKKTNVKVLGMVENMGSMVCPHCGTEFSLFSQAQRRDSRGSLRIPVLARFPWHQELAQRGALLWENLSPQLQEMADGLVQNILVSLK
- a CDS encoding DEAD/DEAH box helicase, translated to MTEETVSSFEQFGLSERVLSALRAKGFTTPTSIQVLALPRLLADEGHLIAKARTGTGKTAAFGIPLVERIQGPSPKPRALILTPTRELALQVAKEIRSLAGGPYPRIAAVYGGASLGAQLRELARGVEIVVGTPGRVMDHLERKSLDISAIDWFILDEADEMLDMGFFEDVEKIFSATNPQRRVALFSATMPPEILDVVHRFIGPVEIVEDTRSLEEKPAVDQYYLLVRREDRLEALRRIIDGADEFYGLVFCPTKVETDELARRLVENGYAAEAIHGDLSQEARERTLRRFRSRMTTILVATDVAARGIDIERLTHVINWELPNDTETYVHRIGRTGRAGRRGVAITFGDLKSLGRIKHLSRSMEKTLGSPLRVLPVPSVEAVIQACERRVLARILSLASEETGEPDQVGDVEIFQNKKELQPWGDAGVSEKGTFTEEQNPPYLRMAVPSEGGPWSVTEEEPGSPRMDPLHRLARSLAEKVGPQRALELVLRASFGNELDPSRYGPLVELKDRPFEGRQSRPLQSSGSRRNGSLQGGSTAKKKGRWGEAASDGDHRRFKEGQNLPREKFKSQLHHRFEVLGTAEAGTVSKRGSSYGAGQRIFIGIGRRHGAGARDVAQLLQRAGGVPGRLVDRIEVLETCAYATLPAEAARRAIDFARRSPDHPEIKVAEKSIRAHTDS
- a CDS encoding RecQ family ATP-dependent DNA helicase, whose protein sequence is MMNNNILLFSEVVSPESPLATVSQEGPFTGEEAPISPDILSAAAQQIFGLSYLYPYQRLVITNILEGAQRAGISLMGPPELMRAFQENPEQAQGAEIDPEAQEPPGARGSEAQDGIEERAGAYQHQIVVLPTGAGKSLCFLLPALLMERPTLVLYPLLALMEDQRRRLEARGIQPLILRGGQTAEERHHIWDRLREHRAGTILIANPEVLCTPSVWEHLPGLTIGQVVVDEAHCVSEWGESFRPSYLEIGNIIQQCKAPLVTAFTATASPPVLEKIRHYIFPDGEAHTILANPDRPNISYQCQGAVLKDLAVRDILRSVERPAIVFCGSRTRTWELAHYLAFYYGYERVRFYHAGLKKEEKKAIEEWFFASQEGILVATCAYGMGVDKSNIRTVIHRDIPPSVEAYLQEAGRAGRDGNPSTAILVWGPEDELGRGRRTDAYHFQRYQELFAYGRSADRCRREQLLAFLGHEGTSCVPGPTACDVCQGKANSQWRETRALVEYVKKHPRRFTVPELSQLLMESLFGCSFQEGERLLRHLVQTGYLKERRSWWLRGRLEAPRR